The following are encoded together in the Nocardioides okcheonensis genome:
- a CDS encoding type II secretion system F family protein — MRSTTRGVAGVLAAALLALSAASPALADDEVTIDHVETDRGTVSLLVSTDGVPDGTTVEPSQVYVELNGGAVESTAKLVDAGDIDRTTVIVLDASKSMRGQGKFEAATTAINAFLDSAPEDVAIGLVAFAGKVTTTVAPTIDHGDVRTALGDLTLAAGTGVYDGIEEGVTLLTDEGSRNLLVLSDGADTGSATTLDVAINDAKTAGVVVDVVSLAQGADSEALATVATETGGSVIPADPAALTSVFNERAAALDQQLLVTFTAPYGSGEDANIDVVVEAGGTQYHDTAFATLGPGFEVPDVVTSGKALVGDSGMLLGAGALAIGLFGLLAIALLGAGDNRSQSVRQLEAYFNGTSGADPKKRRKSTSSDLKGSAVSVANRVVSQDMETRISQRLSGAGSALTASEWVLVHVGCAFGAGLVGFVMGGFAMSLLFLLLGVVLPWLYLKFKHGRRLSAFNAQLAQTLGLMAGGLQAGLSLPQAVDTVVKEGHEPMAGELRRALVEQRLGVDITEALEGVGERMESDDFSWVVMAIRIQREVGGNLAEILHTVADTLREREYLRRQVKALSAEGRLSGYILTGLPPLIFFYMTFANPDYVRLLYTTVPGYIILGMALFLLGLGSFAMAKLATVEV, encoded by the coding sequence ATGAGGTCGACGACCCGCGGCGTCGCCGGCGTGCTCGCCGCGGCGCTCCTCGCCCTGTCGGCGGCATCGCCGGCACTCGCCGACGACGAGGTCACGATCGACCACGTCGAGACCGACCGCGGCACCGTCAGCCTGCTGGTGTCCACCGACGGCGTGCCCGACGGCACCACGGTGGAGCCGAGCCAGGTCTACGTCGAGCTCAACGGCGGCGCCGTGGAGTCCACGGCCAAGCTCGTCGACGCCGGCGACATCGACCGCACGACGGTCATCGTCCTCGACGCCAGCAAGAGCATGCGCGGCCAGGGGAAGTTCGAGGCCGCCACCACGGCGATCAACGCGTTCCTCGACAGCGCACCCGAGGACGTCGCCATCGGCCTGGTCGCCTTCGCCGGCAAGGTCACCACGACGGTCGCGCCGACCATCGACCACGGCGACGTCCGCACCGCCCTCGGCGACCTGACCCTCGCCGCCGGCACCGGCGTCTACGACGGCATCGAGGAGGGTGTCACGCTCCTCACCGACGAGGGCTCGCGCAACCTGCTCGTCCTCTCGGACGGTGCCGACACCGGCAGCGCCACCACCCTCGACGTCGCCATCAACGACGCCAAGACCGCCGGCGTGGTCGTCGACGTGGTCTCCCTCGCGCAGGGCGCCGACAGCGAGGCCCTGGCCACGGTCGCGACGGAGACGGGCGGCTCGGTCATCCCGGCCGACCCCGCCGCGCTCACGTCGGTCTTCAACGAGCGCGCCGCGGCCCTCGACCAGCAGCTGCTGGTGACCTTCACGGCGCCCTACGGCAGCGGCGAGGACGCCAACATCGACGTGGTCGTCGAGGCCGGCGGCACGCAGTACCACGACACCGCCTTCGCCACGCTCGGTCCCGGCTTCGAGGTGCCCGACGTCGTCACGTCCGGCAAGGCGCTCGTCGGCGACTCGGGGATGCTGCTCGGCGCGGGCGCGCTCGCGATCGGGCTGTTCGGCCTCCTCGCGATCGCCCTGCTCGGCGCCGGCGACAACCGGTCCCAGTCGGTGCGCCAGCTCGAGGCCTACTTCAACGGCACCAGCGGCGCCGACCCGAAGAAGCGGCGCAAGTCGACCTCGAGCGACCTGAAGGGGTCGGCGGTGTCGGTGGCGAACCGCGTCGTCTCCCAGGACATGGAGACCCGCATCTCCCAGCGCCTGTCGGGCGCCGGGTCGGCCCTCACCGCCTCCGAGTGGGTGCTGGTGCACGTGGGCTGCGCGTTCGGCGCGGGGCTGGTGGGCTTCGTCATGGGCGGCTTCGCGATGAGCCTGCTGTTCCTGCTCCTCGGCGTGGTGCTGCCCTGGCTCTACCTGAAGTTCAAGCACGGACGGCGGCTCAGCGCGTTCAACGCCCAGCTCGCCCAGACCCTCGGCCTGATGGCCGGCGGCCTGCAGGCCGGCCTGTCGCTCCCCCAGGCGGTGGACACCGTCGTCAAGGAGGGGCACGAGCCGATGGCCGGCGAGCTGCGCCGCGCACTGGTCGAGCAGCGCCTCGGCGTCGACATCACCGAGGCGCTCGAGGGCGTCGGCGAGCGGATGGAGAGCGACGACTTCAGCTGGGTCGTCATGGCCATCCGGATCCAGCGCGAGGTCGGCGGCAACCTGGCCGAGATCCTGCACACCGTGGCCGACACGCTGCGCGAGCGGGAGTACCTGCGCCGCCAGGTCAAGGCGCTCAGCGCCGAGGGCCGGCTCTCGGGCTACATCCTGACGGGCCTGCCGCCGCTGATCTTCTTCTACATGACGTTCGCCAACCCGGACTACGTGCGCCTGCTGTACACGACGGTCCCGGGCTACATCATCCTGGGCATGGCACTCTTCCTCCTGGGACTCGGTTCGTTCGCGATGGCGAAGCTCGCCACGGTGGAGGTGTGA
- a CDS encoding type II secretion system F family protein translates to MILWIGAGLIFSALVLSMAMIGVVSKERRGVARSIAAIQAMSQTTPDMLRTELERPFAERVLGPLGDQLVGTGRKMVRADTAHKLEYRLNVAGNPPGWDANRLIGLKVLGLAVFGGLGFLYIAGMGWPFPRVVIATVLVAAFGYVLPNVLLYNAGQKREKLMRNALPDALDLLTVSVEAGLGFDAAVDRVARNTEGPLASEFARLLQEMNIGVGRTDAMRAMAERTSLDDLKSFCLAMVQADSLGIPIGRVLRIQSAEMRTKRRQRAEEKAQQVPVRMMIPLVLFILPCLFLVIMGPAAIQIADTFK, encoded by the coding sequence GTGATCCTGTGGATCGGAGCCGGGCTGATCTTCTCGGCACTCGTCCTGTCCATGGCGATGATCGGCGTGGTCAGCAAGGAGCGGCGCGGCGTCGCCCGCTCGATCGCCGCCATCCAGGCGATGAGCCAGACCACCCCCGACATGCTGCGCACGGAGCTCGAGCGTCCCTTCGCGGAGCGGGTGCTCGGACCGCTGGGCGACCAGCTCGTCGGGACCGGCCGCAAGATGGTGCGTGCCGACACCGCCCACAAGCTCGAGTACCGCCTCAACGTCGCCGGCAACCCGCCCGGCTGGGACGCCAACCGGCTGATCGGCCTCAAGGTGCTCGGCCTCGCCGTCTTCGGTGGCCTCGGTTTCCTCTACATCGCCGGGATGGGGTGGCCGTTCCCGCGGGTCGTGATCGCCACCGTCCTCGTGGCGGCCTTCGGCTACGTCCTGCCCAACGTGCTGCTCTACAACGCGGGCCAGAAGCGCGAGAAGCTGATGCGCAACGCGTTGCCCGACGCCCTCGACCTCCTGACGGTCTCCGTCGAGGCCGGCCTCGGCTTCGACGCCGCGGTCGACCGGGTGGCGCGCAACACCGAGGGCCCGCTGGCCTCCGAGTTCGCCCGCCTGCTGCAGGAGATGAACATCGGTGTCGGCCGGACCGACGCGATGCGCGCGATGGCCGAGCGGACCTCGCTCGACGACCTCAAGTCCTTCTGCCTCGCGATGGTCCAGGCCGACAGCCTCGGCATCCCGATCGGCCGCGTGCTGCGGATCCAGAGCGCCGAGATGCGCACCAAGCGCCGCCAGCGGGCGGAGGAGAAGGCCCAGCAGGTGCCGGTGCGGATGATGATCCCGCTGGTGCTCTTCATCCTGCCGTGCCTGTTCCTCGTGATCATGGGCCCGGCGGCCATCCAGATCGCCGACACGTTCAAATAG
- a CDS encoding sensor histidine kinase — protein MFSSSASDVTPSYGGSLYTWRVTTAVRVFGLALASGIVLSDERSGVTAPLLAALVVVAVGSAVLDWSRATTRAAWVPLAEMLLAAIMLASAGASPGLYAYLAAPPVVAGVRHGVVTVVNTAFVGGLGLLAAVAGSSTPDPRPELVVAAPWVLTGLGAGLLASWQSRSIRDEDARRAPYRAAHQLVAQLHGLARRHQVGLDTAQLAADLETRLRRQTGATASAVYTGSVAEGLVQVSSYGDAGSLAEQVGRHADARSPGVRVLAIQGTDGGLGFVALSGVLRWNDEIAEQAAEVTDNFALRIDTAVLFDEVRRMATSEERNRLAREMHDGVAQEIVALGYVVDEIESISDDPQTRELAASLRQEITRVVSELRYSIFDLRHQLSDHRLSGALTEHVRGLSTGTDLQVHLSFDESGKPLPPHTETELLRIAQEAISNVRRHAGAQNLWVAFCTDGVSLDLRIEDDGIGNAAPRDLHWGLQTMAERAAAIGAALEVCDRDGGGTRVHLTTSHCTTSPREGSLRP, from the coding sequence ATGTTCAGCTCCAGCGCCTCGGACGTGACCCCCTCCTACGGGGGGTCGCTCTACACGTGGCGGGTGACCACCGCGGTGCGCGTCTTCGGCCTGGCGCTGGCGTCGGGCATCGTGCTGTCGGACGAGCGGTCCGGGGTCACCGCGCCGCTGCTGGCGGCGCTCGTCGTGGTCGCCGTCGGCAGCGCCGTGCTCGACTGGTCACGCGCCACCACCCGCGCCGCGTGGGTGCCGCTGGCCGAGATGCTGCTGGCGGCGATCATGCTCGCCAGCGCAGGCGCCTCGCCCGGCCTCTACGCCTACCTCGCCGCGCCCCCGGTGGTGGCCGGGGTGCGCCACGGCGTCGTGACGGTCGTCAACACGGCGTTCGTGGGTGGGCTGGGCCTGCTCGCCGCCGTCGCCGGGTCGTCGACGCCCGATCCCCGACCCGAGCTCGTGGTCGCCGCCCCCTGGGTGCTGACCGGCCTCGGGGCGGGCCTGCTGGCGAGCTGGCAGTCGCGCTCGATCCGTGACGAGGACGCCCGCCGGGCGCCGTACCGGGCCGCCCACCAGCTCGTGGCCCAGCTGCACGGGCTGGCCCGGCGCCACCAGGTCGGCCTCGACACCGCCCAGCTGGCCGCGGACCTCGAGACCCGCCTGCGCCGCCAGACCGGGGCGACGGCGTCCGCGGTCTACACGGGATCGGTGGCCGAGGGGCTCGTGCAGGTGTCGTCCTACGGGGACGCCGGCTCGCTGGCCGAGCAGGTCGGGCGGCACGCCGACGCGAGGTCCCCGGGCGTACGGGTGCTGGCCATCCAGGGCACCGACGGCGGGCTCGGCTTCGTGGCGCTGTCCGGCGTGCTGCGCTGGAACGACGAGATCGCCGAGCAGGCCGCCGAGGTGACCGACAACTTCGCGCTGCGCATCGACACCGCCGTGCTCTTCGACGAGGTCCGCCGGATGGCGACGTCGGAGGAGCGCAACCGGCTGGCCCGCGAGATGCACGACGGCGTCGCGCAGGAGATCGTGGCCCTCGGCTACGTCGTCGACGAGATCGAGTCGATCTCGGACGACCCCCAGACCCGCGAGCTCGCGGCCTCGCTGCGCCAGGAGATCACGCGGGTGGTGAGCGAGCTGCGCTACTCGATCTTCGACCTCCGCCACCAGCTCAGCGACCACCGGCTGTCCGGCGCGCTCACCGAGCACGTGCGCGGTCTCAGCACCGGCACGGACCTGCAGGTGCACCTGAGCTTCGACGAGTCCGGCAAGCCGCTGCCCCCGCACACCGAGACCGAGCTCCTGCGGATCGCGCAGGAGGCCATCAGCAACGTCCGTCGGCACGCCGGCGCCCAGAACCTCTGGGTGGCCTTCTGCACCGACGGCGTCTCCCTCGACCTGCGGATCGAGGACGACGGCATCGGCAACGCCGCCCCGCGCGACCTCCACTGGGGCCTGCAGACGATGGCCGAGCGTGCCGCTGCCATCGGCGCCGCGCTCGAGGTCTGCGACCGCGACGGCGGCGGCACCCGCGTCCACCTGACCACCTCGCACTGCACCACCTCCCCCCGTGAAGGAAGCCTGCGCCCATGA
- a CDS encoding response regulator transcription factor, which yields MNTSVMLVDDHELIRQGLARAFERDDAMHVVGQAGSVHEGLAVFRELRPDVVVTDLQLPDGQGLEIVRAVRAESDTVGLVVLTMHAGDDQIFAAMEAGASAFVGKDSKSSEVVSAAKHAAVAPRTFLCAGLSAAMMRRATAPAAPRLSTREEEVLALLAEGLGTSDIAGRLYLSESTAKTHITHIYQKLGAANRAQALVTAMRMGLLDGVASGHLTR from the coding sequence ATGAACACCTCCGTCATGCTGGTCGACGACCACGAGCTGATCCGCCAGGGACTGGCGCGCGCGTTCGAGCGCGACGACGCGATGCACGTCGTCGGCCAGGCGGGCAGCGTCCACGAGGGGCTCGCGGTGTTCCGCGAGCTGCGCCCCGACGTCGTGGTCACCGACCTCCAGCTGCCGGACGGGCAGGGCCTCGAGATCGTGCGCGCGGTGCGGGCCGAGAGCGACACGGTGGGCCTGGTCGTGCTCACCATGCACGCGGGCGACGACCAGATCTTCGCGGCGATGGAGGCCGGCGCCTCGGCGTTCGTCGGCAAGGACAGCAAGTCCTCCGAGGTGGTGAGCGCCGCCAAGCACGCCGCCGTGGCACCGCGCACGTTCCTGTGCGCCGGCCTGAGCGCGGCGATGATGCGACGCGCCACCGCGCCCGCCGCGCCCCGCCTGTCCACCCGCGAGGAGGAAGTCCTCGCCCTCCTCGCGGAGGGTCTCGGGACCAGCGACATCGCCGGCCGGCTCTACCTCAGCGAGTCGACCGCGAAGACGCACATCACGCACATCTACCAGAAGCTGGGCGCCGCGAACCGGGCCCAGGCGCTGGTCACGGCCATGCGGATGGGCCTGCTCGACGGCGTCGCGTCGGGTCATCTGACGCGGTGA
- a CDS encoding Flp family type IVb pilin, with amino-acid sequence MIEKLQFMTIMLVNDIKAKRDERGATAVEYGLMVALIAIVIIGAVTLLGGNLKSLFNSAASSV; translated from the coding sequence ATGATTGAGAAGCTGCAGTTCATGACGATCATGCTCGTCAACGACATCAAGGCCAAGCGCGACGAGCGCGGCGCCACCGCCGTCGAGTACGGCCTGATGGTCGCCCTGATCGCCATCGTGATCATCGGCGCCGTCACCCTCCTGGGCGGCAACCTGAAGAGCCTCTTCAACAGCGCCGCGAGCAGCGTCTGA
- a CDS encoding Flp family type IVb pilin, which produces MSLHHLAAFLTATLTAALTPAERSDDERGATAVEYGLMVALIAVVIVGAVSLFGRSASSLFSVPASVFSR; this is translated from the coding sequence ATGTCCCTGCACCACCTCGCGGCCTTCCTGACCGCGACCCTGACCGCGGCCCTGACCCCGGCTGAGCGCTCCGACGACGAGCGCGGCGCCACCGCCGTCGAGTACGGCCTCATGGTCGCCCTCATCGCGGTCGTGATCGTCGGCGCGGTGTCGCTGTTCGGCCGCTCGGCCAGCTCGCTGTTCTCGGTGCCGGCCAGCGTCTTCAGCCGCTGA
- a CDS encoding Flp family type IVb pilin, translated as MLDALHLQMIKIAHDARTRRDERGATAVEYGLMVALIAIVIIGAVTLLGGNLKSLFNSAGSKV; from the coding sequence ATGCTCGATGCCCTGCACCTCCAGATGATCAAGATCGCCCACGACGCGCGCACCAGGCGCGACGAGCGTGGCGCCACGGCCGTCGAGTACGGCCTGATGGTCGCCCTCATCGCCATCGTGATCATCGGCGCCGTCACCCTGCTCGGCGGCAACCTGAAGAGCCTCTTCAACAGCGCCGGCAGCAAGGTCTGA
- a CDS encoding C40 family peptidase translates to MPATPAQADPDIKTVKARVDRLYHEAEAAQERLHDARLDLADLRQDLAGLKADQARQDERLDAVRDQVSDAVVRQLEGEGISTVGQIVVSEDPGSFLDTLSTMSSFNDLQSSLLSDYDTELQALEIRQEATDDRADEIADLTEELSSEKETVDDKLAEAKELLADLEAEERERLLASRSGVSRMPSAVPASGRAAAAIQYAMAQVGDAYVYGAAGESAFDCSGLTMRAWAQAGVSLPHSSSAQYGSGPHVAASDLQPGDLVFYYSPISHVGMYIGNGMIVHAANPGAGVTVSGLYSMPYVGAVRPG, encoded by the coding sequence GTGCCTGCGACGCCCGCCCAGGCCGACCCCGACATCAAGACCGTCAAGGCTCGCGTCGACCGCCTCTACCACGAGGCCGAGGCCGCGCAGGAGCGGCTCCACGACGCCCGTCTCGACCTCGCCGACCTGCGCCAGGACCTCGCCGGCCTGAAGGCCGACCAGGCCCGCCAGGACGAGCGCCTCGACGCCGTGCGGGACCAGGTCTCCGACGCCGTCGTGCGACAGCTCGAGGGCGAGGGCATCTCGACCGTCGGCCAGATCGTCGTCTCGGAGGACCCGGGCTCGTTCCTCGACACCCTCTCCACCATGTCGTCGTTCAACGACCTGCAGTCCTCGCTGCTGTCCGACTACGACACCGAGCTGCAGGCCTTGGAGATCCGCCAGGAGGCCACCGACGACCGCGCCGACGAGATCGCCGACCTCACCGAGGAGCTCAGCTCCGAGAAGGAGACCGTCGACGACAAGCTCGCCGAGGCCAAGGAGCTGCTCGCCGACCTCGAGGCCGAGGAGCGCGAGCGCCTGCTCGCCTCGCGCAGCGGCGTGAGCCGGATGCCGAGCGCGGTGCCCGCCTCGGGCCGCGCGGCCGCGGCGATCCAGTACGCGATGGCCCAGGTCGGTGACGCCTACGTCTACGGCGCCGCCGGCGAGAGCGCCTTCGACTGCAGCGGCCTGACGATGCGGGCCTGGGCCCAGGCCGGCGTCTCGCTGCCGCACTCGTCCTCGGCCCAGTACGGCTCCGGCCCGCACGTCGCCGCGAGCGACCTGCAGCCGGGCGACCTGGTCTTCTACTACAGCCCGATCAGCCACGTCGGCATGTACATCGGCAACGGCATGATCGTGCACGCCGCCAACCCCGGTGCGGGCGTCACGGTCTCGGGGCTCTACTCGATGCCGTACGTCGGCGCGGTCCGCCCTGGCTGA
- a CDS encoding glycosyltransferase family 87 protein, with amino-acid sequence MTTSTPRRLLPLVVAWAWAVVLTWFALLVMADTGPGFDSHAYWRAAQGALDGSIYGVAPGGRDAFNYSPAFVQVLWPLAQLPWPVFATGWALAALAAFTWLLWPLGPRYVVPLVLCCTPEILSGNIFWLMALVVVAAARPGARPGGAAAWALVALTKVTPALGPLWHALRREWRSLAWSVASTLVVVAVSVVASPALWADWLDFLTRHERSTGIVGAAAFGPLVVRLPLALAVLVWGALTDRRWALPAAMALATPVAGPAAFTMLAAVPRLREPTAQPAAASGTQQDQPGAQSTSPSPSVDAARSSGAVPSRVTTRSDDAIARRPPSRPSRKSR; translated from the coding sequence GTGACGACGTCGACGCCCCGCAGGCTGCTGCCGCTCGTCGTCGCGTGGGCCTGGGCGGTGGTGCTGACGTGGTTCGCCCTGCTGGTGATGGCCGACACCGGGCCCGGCTTCGACTCGCACGCCTACTGGCGCGCCGCGCAGGGTGCGCTGGACGGGTCCATCTACGGCGTCGCGCCCGGCGGGCGCGACGCGTTCAACTACTCCCCCGCGTTTGTGCAGGTGCTGTGGCCGCTCGCCCAGCTGCCCTGGCCGGTGTTCGCGACCGGGTGGGCGCTCGCCGCGCTCGCGGCCTTCACCTGGCTGCTCTGGCCGCTCGGACCGCGCTACGTCGTGCCGCTCGTGCTCTGCTGCACGCCCGAGATCCTGAGCGGGAACATCTTCTGGCTGATGGCGCTCGTGGTCGTCGCGGCGGCCCGTCCCGGCGCGCGGCCGGGTGGCGCGGCCGCGTGGGCCCTCGTCGCCCTCACCAAGGTGACGCCGGCCCTCGGCCCGCTGTGGCACGCCCTGCGCCGGGAGTGGCGCAGCCTCGCCTGGTCCGTGGCCTCGACGCTCGTCGTCGTCGCGGTCTCGGTGGTCGCCTCGCCCGCCCTGTGGGCCGACTGGCTCGACTTCCTGACCCGCCACGAGCGGAGCACCGGGATCGTCGGGGCGGCGGCCTTCGGCCCCCTGGTCGTCCGGTTGCCGCTCGCCCTCGCGGTGCTGGTCTGGGGCGCGCTCACCGATCGCCGCTGGGCGCTGCCGGCGGCGATGGCCCTCGCCACGCCCGTCGCCGGGCCCGCCGCCTTCACGATGCTCGCCGCCGTGCCGCGCCTGCGCGAGCCGACGGCTCAGCCCGCGGCCGCCTCGGGGACCCAGCAGGACCAGCCCGGTGCGCAGTCCACCTCCCCGAGCCCGTCGGTGGACGCGGCGAGGTCGTCGGGTGCCGTGCCCTCGCGGGTCACCACCAGGTCGGACGACGCGATCGCGCGGCGTCCGCCGTCGCGGCCCTCCAGGAAGTCGAGGTAG
- a CDS encoding NYN domain-containing protein, with amino-acid sequence MTEVDQLPERLRVRVVALVAAVLPSVTPLPATLRKVAGFAPARRARLGGQPIWDALGDDDFRQHAAVQVAAVPPRDDDRLDAAARAWLVRDDGWHEVVTAVVEDLGRAEVDTGGGAAELERLEARAAALQAELAATREGHAEALEEARAEHKVLRQRPGRARADLRAVEEERDHAVAERDRAVAEAAAATARAEADVRRARQQAEEAERALAAARRDGRTSRDQATVRARYLLDTVLEAATGLRRELGLPAVEGAPGDAVEAELSGGSAPASSAPATVDTLEQTLSLPRARLLVDGYNVSKQTWGSATLEAQRSRLVTALGPLVARTGAETTVVFDAAASTARTVMPAPRGVKVAFSPEGVIADDVIRQLVAAEPRGRVVVVVTSDRALAADVAREGARVVPSPVLVGLLG; translated from the coding sequence GTGACCGAGGTGGACCAGCTGCCCGAGCGGCTCCGGGTCCGGGTCGTGGCGCTGGTGGCTGCCGTGCTGCCGTCGGTCACGCCCCTGCCCGCGACGCTGCGCAAGGTGGCCGGCTTCGCGCCCGCGCGCCGGGCGCGGCTGGGCGGCCAGCCGATCTGGGACGCCCTCGGCGACGACGACTTCCGGCAGCACGCGGCCGTGCAGGTCGCGGCCGTGCCGCCGCGCGACGACGACCGCCTCGACGCGGCCGCCCGGGCCTGGCTGGTCCGCGACGACGGCTGGCACGAGGTCGTGACCGCGGTGGTGGAGGACCTGGGCCGCGCCGAGGTGGACACCGGTGGGGGAGCCGCCGAGCTCGAGCGGCTGGAGGCCCGCGCCGCGGCGCTGCAGGCCGAGCTGGCCGCGACGCGCGAGGGCCACGCCGAGGCGCTCGAGGAGGCGCGCGCCGAGCACAAGGTGCTGCGCCAGCGCCCCGGCCGGGCGCGCGCCGACCTGCGGGCGGTCGAGGAGGAGCGCGACCACGCCGTCGCCGAGCGCGACCGGGCCGTCGCCGAGGCTGCGGCCGCGACCGCGCGGGCCGAGGCAGACGTCCGCCGGGCGCGGCAGCAGGCGGAGGAGGCCGAGCGCGCGCTGGCCGCGGCGCGCCGCGACGGACGTACGTCGCGCGACCAGGCGACCGTCCGCGCGCGCTACCTGCTCGACACGGTGCTCGAGGCGGCGACGGGCCTCCGGCGCGAGCTCGGCCTGCCCGCGGTCGAGGGTGCTCCCGGTGACGCCGTGGAAGCGGAGCTCTCCGGGGGCTCGGCTCCGGCCTCGAGCGCGCCGGCCACCGTCGACACCCTCGAGCAGACCCTGTCGCTGCCGCGGGCGCGGCTGCTCGTCGACGGCTACAACGTCAGCAAGCAGACCTGGGGCTCGGCCACCCTGGAGGCGCAGCGCAGCCGGCTGGTCACCGCCCTCGGCCCGCTGGTGGCGCGGACCGGCGCCGAGACCACCGTGGTGTTCGACGCCGCGGCGTCGACGGCGCGCACCGTCATGCCGGCGCCGCGCGGTGTGAAGGTGGCCTTCAGCCCCGAGGGCGTGATCGCCGACGACGTGATCCGCCAGCTCGTGGCCGCCGAGCCGCGGGGGCGGGTGGTCGTGGTGGTCACCAGCGACCGGGCGCTGGCCGCCGACGTGGCGCGCGAGGGGGCGCGGGTCGTCCCGTCGCCGGTGCTCGTGGGACTGCTGGGGTGA
- a CDS encoding DEDD exonuclease domain-containing protein, which produces MSTTGTAAGPRSRWEAQRTFDELGRPLRDVTFCVVDLETTGGSAAAGSMITEIGAVKVRGGEVVGEFQTLVDPRTEIPAFIAVLTGITNSMVRDAPPIESALPAFLEFAAGCVLVAHNAPFDVGFLQHFAKEQGRAWPRFEVLDTAKLARRVITRDDAPNCKLSSLAKVFNASTTPNHRALSDARATVDVLHGLMERLGGLGVHTLEELQTFSSRVTTAQRRKRHLAEGLPHAPGVYLFRDERSRVLYIGTSRDLRTRVRTYFTASETRSRMGEMVGLAASVTGIECATPLEAEVRELRLIAEHKPRYNRRSRFPEKVHFVKLTREAWPRLSLVRRVLDDDADYLGPFSSRKTAEKCLAALHDTFPVRQCSGRMPAVPSGSPCVLAEMGRCLSPCDGSADSATYAVLVRQLRDTLLRRPDRVVEVINERMQALADHERFEEAGVHRDRLATFVRAAARTQRLSALTRCPEVVAARREDSGHWAVHVVRFGRLAAAGVIPRGADAHQFVRELRASAETVASAPGPVPAASAEETEKVLRWLESPGIRLVDVDGDWVCPVAGAARHLALYDAVNQSRLSLTPFDEQRLPSPVHRPAR; this is translated from the coding sequence ATGAGCACGACCGGGACAGCGGCAGGACCGCGCTCGCGCTGGGAGGCGCAGCGCACGTTCGACGAGCTCGGCCGTCCGCTGCGCGACGTCACGTTCTGCGTCGTCGACCTCGAGACCACCGGCGGCTCGGCCGCGGCGGGGTCGATGATCACCGAGATCGGCGCGGTCAAGGTCCGCGGCGGCGAGGTGGTCGGCGAGTTCCAGACGCTGGTCGACCCCCGCACCGAGATCCCCGCCTTCATCGCCGTGCTCACCGGCATCACGAACTCGATGGTCCGCGACGCGCCCCCCATCGAGTCGGCGCTGCCGGCGTTCCTCGAGTTCGCCGCCGGCTGCGTGCTCGTCGCCCACAACGCCCCCTTCGACGTCGGCTTCCTCCAGCACTTCGCCAAGGAGCAGGGACGCGCGTGGCCCCGCTTCGAGGTCCTCGACACGGCCAAGCTGGCCCGACGGGTCATCACCCGCGACGACGCCCCCAACTGCAAGCTCTCCTCGCTGGCGAAGGTGTTCAACGCGAGCACCACCCCCAACCACCGCGCGCTGTCCGACGCCCGCGCGACGGTCGACGTCCTCCACGGGCTGATGGAGCGCCTCGGCGGGCTGGGCGTCCACACGCTCGAGGAGCTGCAGACGTTCTCCTCGCGCGTCACCACCGCCCAGCGGCGCAAGCGCCACCTCGCCGAGGGCCTCCCGCACGCGCCCGGGGTCTACCTGTTCCGCGACGAGCGCTCCCGGGTGCTCTACATCGGCACCTCGCGCGACCTCCGCACCCGCGTCCGGACCTACTTCACCGCCTCCGAGACCCGGAGCCGGATGGGCGAGATGGTCGGCCTGGCGGCCTCGGTCACCGGCATCGAGTGCGCGACGCCGCTCGAGGCCGAGGTCCGCGAGCTGCGGCTGATCGCCGAGCACAAGCCGCGCTACAACCGCCGCTCCCGCTTCCCGGAGAAGGTGCACTTCGTCAAGCTCACCCGCGAGGCCTGGCCACGGCTCTCGCTGGTGCGCCGCGTCCTCGACGACGACGCCGACTACCTCGGCCCGTTCTCGTCGCGCAAGACGGCCGAGAAGTGCCTGGCCGCGCTCCACGACACGTTCCCGGTCCGCCAGTGCAGCGGCCGGATGCCCGCGGTGCCGTCGGGCTCGCCGTGCGTGCTCGCCGAGATGGGGAGGTGCCTGTCGCCCTGCGACGGCAGCGCCGACTCCGCGACCTACGCCGTCCTGGTGCGCCAGCTGCGCGACACCCTCCTGCGCCGGCCCGACCGGGTCGTCGAGGTGATCAACGAGCGGATGCAGGCGCTCGCCGACCACGAGCGCTTCGAGGAGGCGGGCGTCCACCGCGACCGGCTCGCCACCTTCGTCCGCGCCGCCGCGCGCACCCAGCGGCTCTCCGCCCTCACCCGCTGCCCGGAGGTGGTGGCCGCGCGCCGGGAGGACTCGGGGCACTGGGCGGTCCACGTGGTGCGGTTCGGGCGGCTGGCCGCGGCCGGGGTGATCCCGCGCGGCGCCGACGCCCACCAGTTCGTCCGCGAGCTCCGGGCCAGCGCCGAGACGGTCGCCTCCGCACCCGGCCCGGTCCCGGCCGCCAGCGCCGAGGAGACCGAGAAGGTCCTGCGGTGGCTGGAGTCCCCCGGCATCCGGCTCGTCGACGTCGACGGCGACTGGGTGTGCCCGGTCGCGGGCGCCGCCCGCCACCTCGCGCTCTACGACGCGGTCAACCAGTCGCGCCTGTCCCTCACGCCGTTCGACGAGCAGCGGCTGCCCTCGCCGGTCCACCGACCCGCGCGCTGA